A window of Thermococcus sp. MV5 contains these coding sequences:
- a CDS encoding TIGR00375 family protein, with protein sequence MLVDADLHIHSRYSKAVSKLMTFPILAENAKLKGLGIVGTGDILNPKWEEELLRYAKKVDEGTYEIKGIRFLLTAEVEDNRRVHHLLLFPNIEAVKEMRERLGRYSNDIKSEGRPHLTINAAEIADLANEVGVLIGPSHSFTPWTALYKEYNSLKEAYNNAKIHFLELGLSADSYMADKIKAHHKLTYLSNSDAHSPQPHRLGREFNRFEIKEATFEEVKKAILKRGGRKIILNAGLDPRLGKYHLTACSRCYTKYRLEDAKRLGWRCELCGGIIKKGVHDRILELADTKEKPKDRPPYLHLAPLAEIIAMVLNKGVETKSVKGVWERLLKEFGSEIKVLVDAPIEGIAELIGDDIAKAIWAFRNEKLIVIPGGGGKYGEIKLPEEVKRAKLEDLENIEVNGEDVYYKPKQSSILSFLKKN encoded by the coding sequence ATGCTAGTTGATGCGGACCTGCACATCCACTCTCGATATTCTAAAGCAGTCTCAAAATTAATGACCTTCCCTATTCTGGCGGAGAACGCAAAGCTTAAAGGACTTGGAATTGTTGGAACAGGAGATATTTTAAACCCAAAATGGGAAGAAGAACTCCTTAGATATGCTAAAAAAGTTGATGAGGGTACTTATGAAATAAAGGGAATAAGGTTTCTTCTTACAGCAGAGGTTGAGGATAATAGAAGGGTGCATCACCTTCTTCTCTTTCCTAATATTGAAGCAGTAAAAGAAATGCGAGAGAGACTTGGACGTTATTCTAACGATATTAAGAGTGAGGGGAGGCCCCATCTAACAATAAACGCTGCTGAAATAGCGGATCTGGCAAACGAGGTGGGGGTTTTAATTGGCCCGAGTCATTCCTTTACCCCATGGACTGCATTATATAAAGAGTATAACAGCTTAAAGGAAGCATATAATAATGCAAAAATACATTTCCTTGAATTGGGCCTTTCTGCTGATTCATACATGGCTGATAAGATTAAAGCCCATCACAAGCTCACATATTTGTCAAATTCTGATGCTCATTCTCCACAACCTCATCGTCTTGGAAGAGAATTTAACCGTTTTGAGATCAAGGAAGCAACTTTTGAAGAAGTTAAAAAAGCTATCTTGAAACGGGGTGGAAGAAAGATTATTCTTAATGCTGGTTTAGATCCAAGACTCGGGAAATACCATTTAACCGCATGTTCAAGGTGTTACACCAAATACCGACTTGAAGATGCAAAGAGACTAGGATGGAGATGTGAACTCTGTGGAGGGATTATAAAGAAAGGAGTTCACGATAGGATCCTCGAACTTGCAGATACCAAGGAGAAACCCAAGGATAGGCCTCCTTATCTCCACCTTGCGCCTCTAGCTGAAATAATTGCAATGGTTCTAAACAAAGGGGTTGAAACCAAGTCTGTAAAGGGTGTATGGGAGCGTCTTTTGAAAGAATTTGGAAGTGAGATCAAGGTTCTTGTGGATGCTCCCATAGAAGGTATAGCAGAGCTTATTGGAGACGACATAGCGAAAGCAATCTGGGCTTTCAGGAATGAGAAGCTTATTGTTATCCCAGGAGGAGGGGGAAAGTATGGAGAGATAAAACTACCTGAGGAAGTTAAAAGAGCAAAACTTGAAGACCTCGAGAACATTGAGGTTAATGGGGAAGATGTGTATTATAAGCCTAAACAAAGTTCAATCTTGAGCTTTTTAAAGAAAAACTAA
- a CDS encoding proteasome assembly chaperone family protein yields MKESIIVVYEKPEIYDPVFIEGLPGIGLVGKLAAEHLIQELNAKKFAELYSPHFMHQVIVKKDSTVDLMRNEFYYWKSPDEEHRDLIIITGDTQVPPTDSYGHFEVVGKMLDFVEQFGTREIITMGGYQVPELEGEPKVLASFTDLETKEKYKGLPVIFREDEGGAIVGAAGLLLGIGKLRGMKGACFLGESLGYIVDAKAAKAVLSVVAKVLNLKLDMSALDERAKETEEILRKVQEMQRAMFEQQVPQAPREEEDRGYL; encoded by the coding sequence ATGAAAGAGAGTATTATAGTTGTTTATGAAAAACCAGAAATATATGATCCAGTCTTTATAGAGGGACTTCCAGGTATAGGATTGGTTGGTAAACTTGCTGCGGAACATCTGATTCAAGAACTCAATGCAAAGAAGTTTGCCGAACTTTATTCTCCTCACTTCATGCATCAAGTTATAGTGAAGAAAGATTCAACGGTAGATCTAATGAGGAATGAGTTTTACTACTGGAAAAGCCCAGATGAGGAGCATAGAGACTTGATAATTATTACTGGAGATACCCAAGTCCCTCCAACTGACAGCTACGGGCACTTTGAAGTTGTTGGAAAAATGCTTGACTTTGTTGAGCAGTTTGGTACAAGGGAAATAATCACAATGGGAGGTTATCAAGTTCCTGAACTTGAGGGAGAACCAAAGGTTCTTGCTTCCTTCACTGATCTAGAAACAAAGGAAAAGTACAAAGGGCTCCCAGTGATTTTCAGAGAGGACGAAGGAGGAGCGATTGTTGGGGCTGCGGGCCTTCTCTTGGGAATTGGAAAACTTAGAGGAATGAAAGGAGCATGTTTCCTTGGAGAGAGCCTTGGCTACATTGTGGATGCAAAGGCTGCAAAGGCAGTTTTGAGCGTTGTAGCTAAAGTGCTTAATCTAAAGTTGGACATGAGTGCACTCGATGAGAGGGCCAAAGAAACTGAAGAAATTCTAAGAAAAGTACAGGAGATGCAGAGGGCAATGTTTGAGCAACAAGTTCCTCAAGCACCACGCGAAGAGGAAGATAGAGGGTACCTCTGA
- a CDS encoding RNA-protein complex protein Nop10, with product MRLRIKKCPKCGRYTLKEACPVCGEKTKLAHPPKFSPEDPYGEYRRKLKKEVLGIGVKK from the coding sequence ATGAGGCTTAGAATTAAAAAATGTCCAAAATGTGGACGGTACACTTTAAAAGAGGCCTGCCCAGTTTGTGGTGAAAAGACAAAGCTAGCTCATCCTCCAAAGTTTTCCCCCGAAGACCCATATGGGGAGTACAGGAGGAAACTGAAAAAAGAAGTACTTGGTATAGGGGTGAAAAAATGA
- a CDS encoding translation initiation factor IF-2 subunit alpha has protein sequence MPRRAREFPEEGEFVIATVKSIHNYGAFLTLDEYPGKEGFMHISEVAPTFVRNIRDYLKEGQKIVAKVIRVDPSKGHIDLSLKRVKQQERKAKLQEFKRGQKAENLLKIAAEKLGKDFEAAWKEVWVPLEEEYGEVYAAFEDAAQNGIEVLKDLILDEWLPVLEEIITNYVEIPTVTIDAEFEITVATPNGVEVIREALIKARDRANEEEGIEVKFSYLGAPRYRIDVTAPDYYKAEGVLEKIASEILSVIKQAGGEASLIRKEKKIRKIKRREA, from the coding sequence ATGCCGAGGAGAGCTAGAGAATTTCCAGAGGAAGGAGAGTTTGTTATAGCTACTGTTAAGAGTATTCACAACTATGGTGCATTCTTAACGCTTGATGAGTATCCAGGAAAAGAGGGTTTTATGCATATAAGTGAAGTTGCTCCCACTTTTGTGAGGAACATTAGAGATTACCTAAAAGAAGGACAGAAGATCGTTGCAAAAGTTATAAGAGTCGATCCGAGCAAGGGTCATATAGATCTTAGCCTTAAACGGGTCAAACAACAGGAGAGAAAAGCAAAACTTCAAGAATTTAAGAGAGGTCAAAAAGCAGAGAATCTCTTAAAGATAGCAGCTGAAAAATTAGGGAAGGATTTTGAGGCTGCTTGGAAAGAAGTTTGGGTCCCCTTGGAGGAGGAATATGGGGAGGTTTACGCCGCTTTTGAAGACGCTGCTCAGAATGGTATAGAGGTTCTTAAAGATCTCATTCTAGATGAGTGGCTTCCTGTTTTGGAAGAAATCATAACGAATTATGTTGAAATTCCTACTGTCACGATAGATGCAGAGTTTGAAATCACAGTGGCAACACCAAATGGGGTTGAGGTTATTAGGGAGGCTTTGATAAAAGCAAGAGATCGAGCAAACGAGGAAGAGGGAATTGAAGTTAAGTTCAGTTACCTTGGAGCTCCAAGATATAGAATAGATGTCACAGCTCCGGACTATTACAAAGCCGAAGGAGTGCTAGAGAAAATAGCCTCTGAGATATTAAGTGTTATAAAACAAGCTGGCGGAGAGGCTTCCTTAATAAGAAAAGAGAAGAAGATTCGGAAGATAAAGAGGAGAGAAGCATGA
- a CDS encoding 30S ribosomal protein S27e translates to MPKNLIPMPRSRFLRVKCIDCGNEQIVFSNPATKVRCLVCGSTLVEPAGGRGIIKAKILEVLE, encoded by the coding sequence ATTCCCAAGAACCTTATCCCCATGCCAAGATCAAGATTCCTTAGGGTCAAGTGTATTGACTGTGGAAATGAGCAGATAGTTTTCAGCAACCCTGCTACAAAAGTCCGTTGTTTGGTTTGTGGCTCTACTTTAGTGGAGCCTGCTGGAGGTAGAGGTATTATAAAGGCTAAAATACTTGAGGTTCTTGAGTGA
- a CDS encoding 50S ribosomal protein L44e, translating into MKYPKQIRTYCPFCRKHTIHKVEKVKKRPRSELSAGQRRFRRILKGYKGFPRPNPAGREKPVKKLDLRYRCTECGKAHTRGKGFRVKKFELM; encoded by the coding sequence ATGAAGTATCCAAAGCAAATAAGAACGTACTGTCCATTTTGTAGAAAGCACACAATTCACAAAGTAGAAAAGGTCAAGAAGAGGCCTAGGAGTGAGCTTAGTGCAGGTCAAAGGAGATTTAGGAGAATCCTTAAGGGTTACAAAGGTTTCCCAAGACCAAACCCTGCTGGAAGAGAGAAACCAGTAAAGAAGCTTGACTTGAGATACAGGTGCACAGAGTGCGGAAAGGCTCACACAAGAGGAAAAGGATTTAGAGTAAAGAAGTTTGAACTCATGTGA
- a CDS encoding lysine exporter LysO family protein codes for MSFLYFVLASLILGMTVGKTTTFDFGNLYEIMLYLLIFIIGVDIGKSKGLREELKKLGRMALLLPMATVIGSLLGGFLGSLLLRIPLKWALGISAGFGWYSLTGPLLAAYSPIYGVIGFLANLTREILTIIFYPIAIRKIPKDVGIVMGGATTMDTTLPIIAKFGGTEITLLAFIHGFILTAIAPFLIPIILQIF; via the coding sequence GTGAGCTTTCTTTATTTTGTCTTAGCCTCTCTGATTTTGGGCATGACTGTTGGAAAAACCACTACTTTTGATTTTGGAAACTTATATGAAATCATGCTTTACCTTTTGATATTTATCATTGGAGTGGACATAGGTAAAAGTAAAGGCCTTAGGGAAGAACTTAAGAAACTTGGCAGGATGGCTCTTTTACTTCCAATGGCAACAGTTATAGGTTCGCTACTTGGTGGCTTTTTAGGTTCATTGCTTTTGAGAATACCTCTGAAATGGGCTTTGGGAATTTCAGCTGGTTTTGGATGGTATTCTCTCACAGGCCCACTTCTGGCAGCTTATTCACCTATTTATGGTGTTATTGGTTTCCTCGCAAACTTAACCAGGGAGATTCTCACCATAATCTTTTATCCAATTGCCATACGGAAAATCCCAAAAGACGTTGGAATTGTGATGGGAGGTGCCACGACAATGGATACTACTCTACCAATAATAGCAAAGTTTGGAGGAACAGAGATAACGCTTTTGGCATTTATTCATGGGTTTATTTTAACAGCCATAGCACCATTTTTAATTCCCATTATACTCCAGATTTTTTGA
- a CDS encoding LysO family transporter codes for MNIFIPLVVGVLVGYLFRNKLRFSMDKPMSVALLLLIFFMGVEAGRVEIDAFKLLIYSLVFASFTILGSLFVALVGVRR; via the coding sequence ATGAACATTTTCATACCACTTGTAGTGGGAGTGCTAGTAGGTTATTTGTTCAGAAATAAGCTTCGATTTAGCATGGATAAGCCTATGAGTGTAGCCCTACTCTTATTGATCTTCTTTATGGGGGTTGAAGCGGGAAGGGTTGAGATCGATGCATTTAAACTTTTAATATATTCCTTAGTATTTGCTTCTTTTACGATATTGGGAAGTTTATTTGTAGCCCTTGTGGGGGTGAGGAGGTGA